One region of Manduca sexta isolate Smith_Timp_Sample1 chromosome 25, JHU_Msex_v1.0, whole genome shotgun sequence genomic DNA includes:
- the LOC115448969 gene encoding uncharacterized protein LOC115448969 isoform X1, producing the protein MSEFKIKYIILILVLFVCLAEGNEVEARGKGGKFALLIHFFYVAATKLFVLKLIYGALFYVIATKAWHFALWFIHYLKEKKHEHHEYIEDHEPYHGHYETYDHDSYGPYGYDKHGYKKRVYETKPGHESGPYGASGPYDSSGHGLKRPYGSSAYGFSSSGQVYDADGSYSVKSG; encoded by the exons ATgagtgaatttaaaattaaatatataatattaatattagtgcTGTTTGTATGTTTGGCGGAAGGAAACGAAGTAGAAGCCAGGGGAAAAGGCGGCAAATTTGCGTTGttaa TTCACTTCTTCTATGTAGCGGCGACCAAACTGTTCGTTCTCAAGTTAATCTACGGCGCCCTGTTCTACGTGATAGCTACAAAAGCGTGGCACTTCGCTCTATGGTTCATCCACTACCTGAAAGAGAAGAAACACGAGCACCACGAGTATATTGAAGATCATGAGCCGTACCATGGTCATTATGAGACCTATGATCATGATTCCTACGGTCCATACGGTTATGATAAACATGGGTATAAGAAACGGGTGTATGAGACCAAGCCAGGACATGAAAGTGGACCTTATGGGGCCAGTGGACCTTATGACTCGAGTGGTCATGGATTAAAAAGACCTTATGGATCTAGTGCGTACGGATTCAGTTCTTCTGGACAAGTGTATGATGCTGATGGGTCGTATTCAGTGAAGAGTGGAtga
- the LOC115448969 gene encoding uncharacterized protein LOC115448969 isoform X2 gives MILARMRWISLLIMAGSGEVHFFYVAATKLFVLKLIYGALFYVIATKAWHFALWFIHYLKEKKHEHHEYIEDHEPYHGHYETYDHDSYGPYGYDKHGYKKRVYETKPGHESGPYGASGPYDSSGHGLKRPYGSSAYGFSSSGQVYDADGSYSVKSG, from the exons ATGATATTGGCAAGGATGCGTTGgatttctttgttaattatggcGGGCAGCGGTGAAG TTCACTTCTTCTATGTAGCGGCGACCAAACTGTTCGTTCTCAAGTTAATCTACGGCGCCCTGTTCTACGTGATAGCTACAAAAGCGTGGCACTTCGCTCTATGGTTCATCCACTACCTGAAAGAGAAGAAACACGAGCACCACGAGTATATTGAAGATCATGAGCCGTACCATGGTCATTATGAGACCTATGATCATGATTCCTACGGTCCATACGGTTATGATAAACATGGGTATAAGAAACGGGTGTATGAGACCAAGCCAGGACATGAAAGTGGACCTTATGGGGCCAGTGGACCTTATGACTCGAGTGGTCATGGATTAAAAAGACCTTATGGATCTAGTGCGTACGGATTCAGTTCTTCTGGACAAGTGTATGATGCTGATGGGTCGTATTCAGTGAAGAGTGGAtga